In Chryseobacterium viscerum, one DNA window encodes the following:
- a CDS encoding TlpA family protein disulfide reductase, with protein MKKYLLLFIITAFVMSCSKKVEVKGKITGSSSLERIEFVEASGVGTLPLINIGLDKDGNFSGSFEAPKDGMYVINYAGRQNLIYLEGGQKVNISGNGATFPNEYVITGDAKKNNDFLTASMKFLADYGSKVNLGGLMGGDEAAFLKGMHKVEADINKNVDELAKKNSPSKGLLEWKKNDIKVTILNLLANYEMSHGPMSGNPSYKASKAFKDYETQLETDKEAMVKTIPLYRQYLLVKMTPDFQKYAEANSKGKTGITTSEMFAQYLKTKKDLSQTAKDYLLAFVMAQADIHPTTPAANIDKIKKIIDSDIKDATIKSDLLKMQVAITGLKIGDAAPEAAVSKQDGKAYKLSENKGKPYMLFFYASWNPYISEATVPVLKEVVNFYKSKMNFVFVNVDDTKDQFIKTSNSLLKGIQGVNVYGEGGLNSDIAKKYGVYGFKLPCFVIIDKDGKIASRSFVNLGEQELVTILDKQTGLSAPKVEPNAQMQPQLQLDPSAMQQAPQPANPQPAPTK; from the coding sequence ATGAAAAAATATCTTTTATTGTTTATCATCACAGCTTTTGTGATGTCTTGTTCAAAAAAAGTAGAGGTAAAAGGAAAAATTACTGGAAGCTCATCATTAGAAAGAATTGAATTTGTAGAAGCTTCAGGAGTAGGAACCCTGCCTTTGATTAATATAGGTTTAGATAAAGACGGAAACTTTTCAGGAAGCTTTGAGGCACCTAAAGATGGAATGTACGTGATCAACTATGCAGGAAGACAAAACCTGATCTATCTTGAAGGAGGACAAAAAGTAAATATTTCAGGAAACGGAGCTACTTTCCCAAATGAATATGTAATTACCGGAGATGCTAAAAAGAACAATGATTTCCTTACGGCAAGTATGAAGTTCTTGGCAGATTATGGTAGCAAAGTTAACTTAGGAGGATTGATGGGCGGAGACGAAGCTGCATTTTTGAAAGGAATGCACAAAGTTGAAGCTGATATTAATAAAAACGTAGACGAGTTAGCAAAGAAAAACAGTCCAAGCAAAGGGCTTCTTGAGTGGAAGAAAAATGATATAAAAGTTACCATTCTTAATTTGCTTGCCAACTATGAAATGTCTCACGGACCAATGTCTGGTAATCCGTCTTACAAGGCTTCTAAAGCTTTCAAAGATTACGAAACCCAGTTAGAAACTGACAAAGAAGCGATGGTGAAAACAATCCCGCTTTACAGACAATATCTTCTTGTAAAAATGACTCCGGATTTCCAGAAGTATGCAGAAGCAAACAGCAAAGGAAAAACAGGAATTACAACTTCTGAGATGTTTGCTCAGTATTTAAAAACAAAGAAAGATTTATCTCAGACTGCAAAAGATTATCTTTTGGCATTTGTAATGGCTCAGGCGGATATTCATCCTACAACTCCGGCTGCAAACATTGACAAAATTAAAAAAATCATTGATTCAGATATTAAAGATGCTACCATTAAAAGTGACCTTTTAAAAATGCAGGTAGCTATTACTGGACTTAAAATCGGAGATGCAGCTCCTGAAGCAGCTGTATCAAAGCAGGATGGAAAAGCTTATAAACTTTCTGAAAACAAAGGAAAACCTTATATGCTGTTCTTCTACGCTTCATGGAATCCTTACATCAGTGAAGCTACAGTACCAGTATTAAAAGAAGTAGTAAACTTCTATAAATCCAAAATGAACTTTGTATTTGTAAACGTAGACGATACAAAAGATCAGTTCATTAAAACAAGCAACTCTCTTTTAAAAGGAATTCAGGGAGTGAACGTTTATGGAGAAGGAGGTCTTAACTCTGATATCGCTAAGAAATATGGTGTATACGGATTCAAGTTACCTTGCTTTGTAATCATTGATAAAGACGGTAAAATTGCCAGCAGATCATTCGTAAACCTTGGTGAGCAGGAATTAGTAACTATTCTTGATAAACAAACAGGTCTTTCAGCTCCAAAAGTAGAGCCGAATGCACAAATGCAGCCGCAATTACAGCTTGATCCATCTGCAATGCAGCAAGCTCCACAGCCTGCAAATCCACAGCCTGCTCCAACAAAATAA